A part of Cotesia glomerata isolate CgM1 linkage group LG4, MPM_Cglom_v2.3, whole genome shotgun sequence genomic DNA contains:
- the LOC123263998 gene encoding lipoyl synthase, mitochondrial, producing MKVKSYSKTAEGTFKEKLKEGPNFEDFLSEKIPKYDGKLKLDKNDKFRLRLPPWLKREIPMGENYAQLKTQLRDLKLATVCEEARCPNIGECWGGGEHGTSTATIMLMGDTCTRGCRFCSIKTARAPPPLNPEEPVNTAIAVAKWGVDYIVLTSVDRDDLPDGGSNHIAATIKELKNRSNILVEALVPDFAGNETCIKTIVNSKLDVFAHNIETVERLTPFVRDRRAHYKQSLKVLKMAKELNPNLITKSSIMLGLGETDEEVETTIRDLRSAGVDALTLGQYMQPTKRHLKVIEYVTPEKFKHWEEFGNSSGFLYTASGPLVRSSYKAGEFYLANIIKQRNQDVDVNI from the exons atgaaG gtaaaaagttattcaaaaacagCAGAAGGaacttttaaagaaaaattaaaagaaggtccaaattttgaagactttttaagtgaaaaaattcCCAAATATGATGGAAAATTGAAACTAGACAAAAATGACAAGTTTAGACTAAGATTACCACCCTGGTTGAAGCGCGAAATTCCCATGGGTGAAAATTACGCGCAATTAAAAACGCAATTGAGAGATCTGAAGCTAGCGACTGTTTGCGAGGAGGCCAGGTGCCCAAATATTGGCGAGTGCTGGGGAGGAGGCGAGCATGGAACTTCTACGGCGACTATTATg CTGATGGGAGACACTTGCACCCGAGGTTGCAGATTTTGTTCAATAAAAACAGCTCGAGCGCCTCCACCGCTCAATCCTGAGGAGCCTGTTAACACCGCGATAGCCGTCGCAAAATGGGGGGTTGATTATATTGTATTGACTTCCGTTGATCGTGATG actTACCGGATGGAGGATCCAATCATATTGCAGCTACGATAAAGGAACTCAAGAATcg gaGTAATATTTTAGTAGAGGCATTAGTACCTGATTTTGCAGGAAATGAAACTTGTATAAAAACAATCGTTAACTCAAAATTGGATGTATTTGCTCATAACATTGAAACGGTAGAACGTTTGACGCCATTTGTACGAGATCGACGAGCACATTATAA ACAATCGTTGAAAGTCCTAAAAATGGCGAAAGAGCTAAACCCGAACTTAATAACCAAGTCCTCAATAATGTTGGGCCTGGGAGAGACCGACGAGGAAGTAGAAACCACCATCAGAGACCTGAGGTCTGCGGGAGTTGATGCCCTGACATTGGGCCAGTACATGCAGCCGACGAAGCGCCACCTTAAGGTGATCGAGTACGTTACTCCCGAAAAATTCAAGCACTGGGAAGAGTTCGGGAACTCTTCTGGGTTCCTCTATACTGCTAGTGGTCCGTTGGTGAGGTCCTCATACAAGGCAGGGGAGTTTTATCTCGCGAATATTATTAAGCAACGCAACCAAGATGTggatgtaaatatttaa
- the LOC123262590 gene encoding proteasome subunit alpha type-1, with the protein MFRNQYDSDVTVWSPQGRLHQVEYAMEAVKLGSATVGLKSRDYAVLIALKRASSELSAYQKKIIPIDKHMGISIAGLTADARMLSRYMRTECLNYKYSHDDPLPVGRLIGTLGNKMQTCTQRYDRRPYGVGLLVAGYDDQGPHIYQTCPSANYFDCKAMAIGSRSQAARTYLEKHLNEFPTCDLNELIKHGLRSLRDTLPNEVDLSIKNVSIGVVGKGQVFEILTEEQTERYLTEIEGDEKRGRPAAAGPSADDDKPQDPPAEGVEPRPAVAMDTE; encoded by the exons atg TTTCGCAACCAGTATGATAGCGATGTGACAGTATGGAGTCCCCAAGGACGTTTGCACCAAGTAGAATATGCGATGGAGGCAGTTAAATTAGGCTCAGCGACAGTGGGTCTAAAAAGTAGAGACTACGCGGTTTTAATTGCACTGAAAAGAGCCTCCTCTGAATTGTCCGCTTACCAGAAGAAAATAATCCCCATTGACAAGCACATGGGGATCAGTATCGCTGGTTTGACTGCTGATGCTCGTATGCTCAg CCGTTACATGAGAACAGAAtgtttaaattacaaatattcCCACGACGACCCACTTCCAGTAGGTCGATTGATTGGAACTCTGGGTAACAAAATGCAAACATGCACTCAAAGATACGACAGACGTCCTTACGGTGTTGGTTTACTAGTTGCTGGTTATGAT gaTCAAGGGCCTCATATATACCAAACATGTCCATCAGCAAACTACTTCGACTGCAAAGCAATGGCCATTGGATCCAGATCTCAAGCAGCTCGTACCTACTTGGAGAAACATTTGAACGAATTTCCAACTTgtgatttaaatgaattaatcaAACACGGATTACGTTCTCTGCGTGATACTTTGCCCAACGAAGTTGATTTATCTATCAAG aacGTGTCCATCGGAGTCGTAGGAAAGGGTCAGGTCTTTGAAATTCTGACCGAGGAACAGACGGAACGGTACTTGACCGAAATTGAGGGCGATGAAAAGCGTGGCCGCCCTGCTGCTGCTGGTCCAAGTGCTGATGATGACAAACCTCAGGACCCACCAGCTGAGGGAGTCGAACCTCGTCCTGCTGTCGCTATGGAcactgaataa
- the LOC123264230 gene encoding zonadhesin isoform X2, which yields MIKNLTPAGENNYFQVDPDLEFINSVDMGQCRKNQRYSDCVTACPLSCGKKNLAKEDCPYPCSPGCECKDGYYLNSTSTLDCVKPEDCVPKTYHRILPVNCGVNQQFSFCRSPCPLTCGKKTIDPCPYNCNFGCECYDGYYLTKNKECVKQADCPRRPKPHFY from the exons atgattaaaaatttaacacccGCAGGCGAAAACAATTACTTCCAAG TCGATCCCGATCTGGAATTCATAAATTCAGTAGATATGGGTCAGTGCAGAAAGAACCAGCGTTACAGTGATTGTGTAACAGCGTGTCCTCTTTCTTGTGGGAAGAAGAATTTGGCTAAAGAAGACTGTCcatat CCTTGCAGTCCTGGATGCGAATGCAAAGACGGTTATTACTTGAACAGTACTAGTACTCTAGATTGCGTTAAGCCAGAAGACTGCGTTCCCAAAACATATCACCGTATTTTACCGGTTAACTGTGGAGTGAATCAGCAATTTTCCTTCTGCAGGTCACCTTGTCCATTAACTTGCGGAAAAAAAACGATAGATCCTTGTCCTTAT aaTTGCAATTTTGGATGCGAGTGTTATGACGGGTACTacctaacaaaaaataaagaatgtgTCAAACAAGCAGATTGTCCACGACGGCCAAAACCACACTTTTATTAA
- the LOC123264230 gene encoding zonadhesin isoform X1, producing MLLQGLSFCFVALAFVIAIDPDLEFINSVDMGQCRKNQRYSDCVTACPLSCGKKNLAKEDCPYPCSPGCECKDGYYLNSTSTLDCVKPEDCVPKTYHRILPVNCGVNQQFSFCRSPCPLTCGKKTIDPCPYNCNFGCECYDGYYLTKNKECVKQADCPRRPKPHFY from the exons ATGCTGCTCCAGGGGTTGAGTTTTTGTTTCGTTGCTCTCGCATTTGTAATTGCTA TCGATCCCGATCTGGAATTCATAAATTCAGTAGATATGGGTCAGTGCAGAAAGAACCAGCGTTACAGTGATTGTGTAACAGCGTGTCCTCTTTCTTGTGGGAAGAAGAATTTGGCTAAAGAAGACTGTCcatat CCTTGCAGTCCTGGATGCGAATGCAAAGACGGTTATTACTTGAACAGTACTAGTACTCTAGATTGCGTTAAGCCAGAAGACTGCGTTCCCAAAACATATCACCGTATTTTACCGGTTAACTGTGGAGTGAATCAGCAATTTTCCTTCTGCAGGTCACCTTGTCCATTAACTTGCGGAAAAAAAACGATAGATCCTTGTCCTTAT aaTTGCAATTTTGGATGCGAGTGTTATGACGGGTACTacctaacaaaaaataaagaatgtgTCAAACAAGCAGATTGTCCACGACGGCCAAAACCACACTTTTATTAA